TCCTTGACTGCGGCAGAAAAGAATACGCATTGCTCGTCACGCAGGGCGCTTTCGACTACACCAAGCAGCGCCGAATAAACCGGCGGCAACTCGCGTTCGCGCTCGATCTCGGACACCCTCGCCGCAATTTCTGGCAGGATGCGCCGCAGCAAGCCGCGAATGGCTTCCCTGTCGTCGAGGATGGGTTCAAGAATGTCAGGCCCAGCTGTATCTGCCCGGTGAAAAAGCAGCGCCAAAAATTCCAGAATGGTGGCGACATGATCCGGCGTGTCGTGCATGTCCAGAGATTGTTCCACGCCGTGACGATAGTAGATTTCCGCAAGCATTTTGGCATTGGGTCCGAGCAGCGTTCCATCCAGGTAAATTCCGGCATTCAGCTTGGCTGGAATGGGCGGCACCAGGAACAGCGAGCTGTAGGTTGGCAGCAATGATTCAGCATCAGCGTGAAACAAGGCATCGCGCGCTTCCGTAATGGCTTCGGAAAGATCCATGCTCAGGGTTGTAGCCAAATACTCCAAATCATCAGCCAGGTCTTCACGCAG
The Sulfuricella denitrificans skB26 genome window above contains:
- a CDS encoding molecular chaperone TorD family protein, with the translated sequence MERENIMDAMNNSFSPRAELWQCLAQAFLPPRGEILSRALREDLADDLEYLATTLSMDLSEAITEARDALFHADAESLLPTYSSLFLVPPIPAKLNAGIYLDGTLLGPNAKMLAEIYYRHGVEQSLDMHDTPDHVATILEFLALLFHRADTAGPDILEPILDDREAIRGLLRRILPEIAARVSEIERERELPPVYSALLGVVESALRDEQCVFFSAAVKDERESAHRYFSKRATAADLVSCKQCGKAIATARELKVIIDRLQQCGLPTDHLELCPDCRDSTQGWKPGKTDFNLPGFR